From a region of the Schistocerca nitens isolate TAMUIC-IGC-003100 chromosome 8, iqSchNite1.1, whole genome shotgun sequence genome:
- the LOC126198766 gene encoding alpha-crystallin A chain-like produces the protein MDFCPLRALVEEHLPISDHGSRIFSDDMFIPRSITMPLRSGHLRSWRHQPIRRSGKSHIRKWKGGFEVNLDVQHFKPDEVSVKIRDDFIVIEGNHEERQDQHGFISRQFTRRYKLPENTDIDAVTSKLSSDGVLTIKAPKKAPLKDSTERVVPIVQTNKPAIAKAGHENPDDKQEKMEA, from the exons ATGGATTTTTGCCCACTTAGAGCTCTGGTGGAGGAGCACTTGCCGATATCAGATCATGGATCGAGAATTTTTTCCGATGATATGTTTATTCCAAGGAGTATTACTATGCCTTTACGGTCGGGACACCTGCGTTCGTGGCGTCATCAGCCAATTCGTCGTAGCGGAAAATCACACATAAGAAAGTGGAAAGGAGGATTCGAG GTAAATCTTGATGTCCAGCATTTcaaacctgatgaagtatcagtgaagATTAGAGATGATTTCATTGTAATTGAGGGTAATCATGAGGAACGTCAAGACCAACATGGTTTCATATCAAGACAGTTTACCCGTCGTTATAAATTGCCTGAAAATACTGACATAGATGCTGTAACATCAAAGTTATCATCAGATGGTGTTCTCACCATTAAAGCACCCAAAAAG GCACCCTTAAAAGACTCAACTGAGCGTGTAGTGCCTATTGTCCAGACAAATAAACCAGCTATTGCAAAAGCAGGACATGAGAATCCAGATGATAAGCAGGAGAAAATGGAAGCATAA